The Pichia kudriavzevii chromosome 3, complete sequence nucleotide sequence TTCTTACCTGGTCATAGACCAAGAAATTCCTACGGCGGTTCAATCTCTTCAGTTTCTCAAtataataacaacaaccaaGGTCAGAGAAAATCATTATTTGCTCCCTATTTACCTCAAAATTCTTTACCTGATCTAATTAATGAAGGTAAATTAGTTACAGGTGTTTTGAGGGTCAATAAGAAAAACAGATCAGATGCTTATGTTTCAGCTGAAGGTTTGTTGGATGCTGATATATTTATCTGCGGTTCTAAAGATCGTAATAGGGCGCTCGAAGGTGATACTGTTGCTGTCGAGTTGTTAGTTGTCGATGAGGTTTGGTCATCTAAACGtgagaaggaggagaagaagagaagaaaggaTACTAAATCAAACTTTGATATTGCTGATGATGTTCATAACGATGCAAGCACCTCATCCACTGATCCTTCACACAGCAATTCAGGCTCTTTGAATAGAAAAGGTTCCTTAAAGCAAAGACCaattcaaaagaagaacGATGATCTTGAAGTTGAAGGTCAGTCATTATTGTTGgtggaagaagaggaaatcAACGATGATGCAAAACCTCTATATGCTGGTCACGTTGTTGCTGTTATTGACCGTATCCCAGGCCAACTTTTCTCTGGCACTCTAGGTTTGTTGAGACCTTCACAGGCTgcaaagaaagagaaggaaagagaagaaaatggtggtgatttctccaaaaatGAACATAAACCTAAACCCAAACCTAAAATTGTTTGGTTCAAAccaattgataaaaaagTTCCTTTGATTGCAATTCCAACTGAGCAGGCGCCTAAAGATTTTGTTGAGAACCATGAAAAATACGCCAACCAAACTTTTATTGCATCCATTAAAAGATGGCCAATTACTTCATTACATCCATTTGGTACCTTGGTTTCGAGATTAGGTGCCACTGATGATAAATCTGTAGAAGTTGAATCTATTTTGAGAGATAATAATTTTATGTGTGATGAGTACCTTGACGGCGAGGAGAAGTATATGCTCGATTTTCCAACAAGTGACTATATCTTAGCCAAGAGACCAAGAAAAGAGTTTGATGATTATGTAATTGCCTGTTCCCAAAACGGTCAGTTTTCTGATCATGCGTTCCACGTCAGAGGTGTATCCGATAATACCATCGAGCTAGGTGTCCATATTGTAGATGTTAGTGAGTATGTTCAAAACGGTACTAACTTAGACAAAAGGGCAAAGAAGAGGTCACACGGAGTCTTTTTACCTCAAAAATCTGTCAATTTATTCCCTGATACTATTAACAAAATGATTTCATTCCAAGAAAATGTTAGATCACCTGCATTATCCGTCATTTTCACTATCGATTCACTAAcgtttgaaattgaaaatgtgtGGATGGGAGAAACCTCAGTCAAACCCACTACAAGAACTGAATActctgaaattgataagATACTTGAGAAACTAGAAGTTGCCGATTCATCTGATAACCAAAATGCCTTGTCTAGTTATTTTGCAACTCTATCTCTAATTGCTTTAAgattaaaggaaaaacgCCTCAATAACCCGAAGCTGTCCAGCAATAGGATGTTGCCTCTTTTGGATCAacttgatgatgaaagagTTAaattatctttgaatatcTACGAAAACATCAAGTCAGCTTCCATTTTGGATGAAATTTTCCATACTGTCAATGCAGCTGTTGCCCAAAAAATTCATTCAGCTTTAGGCGACCTTGCGTTTCTAAGAAAATTTCCTATTCCGACGTTAACTAAGTTTGAGTATTACCAGAGTAAGATAGCTGAGCTTGGTGTTCATTTAGACACCACAAACGCTGgtagttttcaaaattctaTTTTAGCAATAGAAGATCCAATTAAAAGAGAGGCCGTCGAAACTATTCTAGTTAAATGTATGGGTAGAGGTAAGTACACTATTGCAGGAAAATGTGATCAAGAATTAGCTCATtatcttttcaatttaccAACATATACCCATTTTAATGCTCCATTGAGAAGGTATGCAGATATCATTGTTCATAGACAACTGAAGCATATTATAAACAACTCTGTTGATTCCTATACCGAAGATGTAAACTCGTTAAAGGTGATTAGTGACTATTGtaatttcaagaaagaTTGTGCAACAGCAACCCAAGAACAAGCTATTCATTTATTGTTATGCCAAACGATAAATGACATGTCTTCTAAAACTGGCCAAGTTCTTTGTAAAGGTGTTGTCTTACAAGTTTACGAGTCTGCGTTTGATGTTTATCTACCTGAATTTGGTATTGAGAAGAGAGTTCACGGTGATCAACTACCACTAACAAAGGCAGAATTTGATAAACATAACAAAATACTAAAGTTATTCTGGGATCCAAATGTTGACGCAGCAACTTTTGTTCCTGAGGATGAAAACGAGCCGTTATCGTACAGAAATTCaattaaaaataaatttagAGTCTCATCTGAAAATGCAGCAAGAGCTCAAGATGAATCTGTTTCAAAAGAGTCCGGTTTATTAAGTGATGAGATGTACAATAAGCTAACGAAACTAAAATTAACTCCACCGAAAATTGATATCCTTATACCCaaagaaggtgaagatCCATTAGCTCCTTACATTAAACCATTATCGACaagaattgaaggaaataATCATATGCAAGATATTAAACTACTTGATACAGTTCCTGTTATTCTTAGAGCGGAAATTGGTATGTCGCTACCGTGTTTGACTGTTCGTGTTTTGAACCCGTTCTACAAGGAACGCAAGTAATTTACCAAATAAAGACATAAACCTAAAACTTGGCAATACATCAATTGCCTCcccttttttattttaatttaATAAATATTTACCACTAAATTAACTCTTCCACTATTAATATACATTacctttttgatttatagTTACAAACTTCTTTAATGTCCATAACTTAATAAATTAACGAAATGCATTTCCATGTTACATAAGGTAgttatatataaaaatatgAGTAGATCTATATTCATTTCCTGTGGGACCTCAATGATGCGGACCTCAAAGTACCTCTTGTAGACAGCCCACTGGGTGATCTTTTTATACTTGGAGTCCTTAAACTTTGCATTCTTTCGATTTCAGTTTTCTTGTCAAGTGAAAAGTCCTGTTcatattgattttcaagatcatcatcattcaCCCAGCTATCGCTAGTCCTATCCAACAGATACCTCAGGGAGTTGAACCAAATGTtatgaatttttcttgtAGGACATGTAATCTTGATGGTTTTCTCATAAGATCTGATAACGATACTTTTGTAGTATAATCCCGGAGGTAACGGATTATTATCCGGTACACTTTGAACGTCCAAAATAGAGAGTGCCTTAATTTGACTCTTTGCTGGAACACCAGCAACAGGGTTTATAGCACACCAATATAGGGTCATACTATATGGATGAACCCAGAAATATCTTTCATGTCTGGTGTCTGAAATGGATGTGAATGGTCCCAATTTCCTATAATATTTGTGCAAGTAATCACCAATAATAGTTTGTGTAACAGCCGCAATAATCTCCTTCTTATTCGAAACAACTGTATCtaatgttgataatgataGCACATCAATGTTCTGACCAGGTAGATGCGTATTACCCGGGCCGGGTGGTTGAGCAAATTGCTGTGGGTTAAATTGCTCAGGAATATCCAATGTTGCATTCTCTGCAATGGTA carries:
- a CDS encoding uncharacterized protein (PKUD0C04730; similar to Saccharomyces cerevisiae YDR293C (SSD1); ancestral locus Anc_5.307) — protein: MDKFNANTDGHIGEDSFESPTVKTTGDKPKTIHVAHRRSPSELTTLMLEQLSLQRQLEIVQAQQQQILQQQQQQQQQSGGTSNFGYQNMLQPPPSLGQPQNSNRSNHHRKTSSSFQKETEYGTPRSHRRSQSSVTSVGSIPFSKTDSRPQALGHTRRHSLGLAEAKKAAAEAHAQRYNSPSKLSIESSQVNLNENESTPPSFKFPGSPNLSSNEAEFSTPPANYHSRTRSSLSGDKSPQRGFQFPPKDQNQLLQPPQPSFSGSHVRTGSDLSSNWRKPTSNNQSSPSSYHHHNNSQSFESSNFLPGHRPRNSYGGSISSVSQYNNNNQGQRKSLFAPYLPQNSLPDLINEGKLVTGVLRVNKKNRSDAYVSAEGLLDADIFICGSKDRNRALEGDTVAVELLVVDEVWSSKREKEEKKRRKDTKSNFDIADDVHNDASTSSTDPSHSNSGSLNRKGSLKQRPIQKKNDDLEVEGQSLLLVEEEEINDDAKPLYAGHVVAVIDRIPGQLFSGTLGLLRPSQAAKKEKEREENGGDFSKNEHKPKPKPKIVWFKPIDKKVPLIAIPTEQAPKDFVENHEKYANQTFIASIKRWPITSLHPFGTLVSRLGATDDKSVEVESILRDNNFMCDEYLDGEEKYMLDFPTSDYILAKRPRKEFDDYVIACSQNGQFSDHAFHVRGVSDNTIELGVHIVDVSEYVQNGTNLDKRAKKRSHGVFLPQKSVNLFPDTINKMISFQENVRSPALSVIFTIDSLTFEIENVWMGETSVKPTTRTEYSEIDKILEKLEVADSSDNQNALSSYFATLSLIALRLKEKRLNNPKLSSNRMLPLLDQLDDERVKLSLNIYENIKSASILDEIFHTVNAAVAQKIHSALGDLAFLRKFPIPTLTKFEYYQSKIAELGVHLDTTNAGSFQNSILAIEDPIKREAVETILVKCMGRGKYTIAGKCDQELAHYLFNLPTYTHFNAPLRRYADIIVHRQLKHIINNSVDSYTEDVNSLKVISDYCNFKKDCATATQEQAIHLLLCQTINDMSSKTGQVLCKGVVLQVYESAFDVYLPEFGIEKRVHGDQLPLTKAEFDKHNKILKLFWDPNVDAATFVPEDENEPLSYRNSIKNKFRVSSENAARAQDESVSKESGLLSDEMYNKLTKLKLTPPKIDILIPKEGEDPLAPYIKPLSTRIEGNNHMQDIKLLDTVPVILRAEIGMSLPCLTVRVLNPFYKERK